In one Parvibaculum sp. genomic region, the following are encoded:
- a CDS encoding polymer-forming cytoskeletal protein, whose amino-acid sequence MTLNEQNSAMAGASGGAARRRPPEPPVRLVRPGNEDITIGENSVLEGSFDTRGAMFVDGAAINADLNAGFLSIGTCGRVEGQARVERAEIAGVFDGTLVASGEVTLRASARVDGDIKCARIVTHRGAVIAAQIRIVETEAASGDGVAAALAGLQAAQGPMRRSIRRRIKRAMPLVWGAALAFGLIGVRSIF is encoded by the coding sequence ATGACGCTCAATGAACAGAATTCGGCCATGGCGGGTGCCAGCGGCGGCGCGGCGCGGCGGCGTCCGCCCGAGCCGCCGGTGCGGCTGGTGCGGCCCGGCAATGAAGACATCACGATCGGCGAGAACAGCGTTCTCGAAGGATCGTTCGACACGCGCGGCGCGATGTTCGTCGATGGCGCGGCGATCAATGCCGACCTCAATGCCGGGTTTCTCTCGATCGGCACATGCGGCCGGGTCGAGGGCCAGGCGCGGGTCGAACGCGCCGAGATCGCCGGTGTTTTCGACGGTACGCTTGTCGCGTCCGGCGAGGTGACGCTGCGGGCTTCGGCCCGGGTGGATGGCGACATCAAATGCGCCCGGATCGTCACCCATCGCGGTGCGGTTATCGCGGCGCAGATCCGTATCGTCGAGACCGAGGCGGCGTCCGGCGACGGCGTGGCGGCGGCGCTGGCCGGCCTGCAGGCCGCGCAGGGGCCGATGCGGCGCAGCATCCGCCGCCGGATCAAGCGGGCCATGCCGCTCGTCTGGGGCGCGGCACTGGCTTTCGGCCTGATCGGGGTGCGCTCGATCTTTTGA
- a CDS encoding MFS transporter, with amino-acid sequence MSEEAGMSGDAVRQGWWRGLDPGGSAVLFLVAACGTYGAIVASALPSLVGAWISDIGLTERMAGEVATVNVLAATLGLCLSLFLVSRWSLPRIARLGLLLGICGDLLSILASDMLQLSALRAVQGLGVGLLVGATTNWIGRQENAARGFGMYIMLQFVLAAVLIAAIPALLSYLGAASVYAALLALAAVSLILYPLLGLNGGSVPLRPAVAEVLEHADAAAEAEHPAMLKLMSVLAFGLFNIAAIGLWSYMLRYGEVVGLSAEGAAQTLALSSLCGIPGTILVIVLSARYGRFRPLMLALAVYTVPVVVFAASHVAAAVFVAGLIVQSVAWAVVAPYFQAVQAALDRTGRLAVWGMIVASIGAGLGPAFIGFAIDGTSYVVAFGVAILALGLAALAGAAPALVTDRREGGS; translated from the coding sequence ATGAGCGAAGAGGCCGGCATGAGCGGGGACGCGGTACGGCAGGGCTGGTGGCGAGGGCTCGATCCCGGCGGATCGGCCGTTCTTTTTCTTGTCGCCGCCTGCGGCACCTACGGTGCGATCGTAGCGTCCGCCTTGCCGAGTCTTGTTGGCGCATGGATATCCGATATTGGTCTCACCGAGCGCATGGCGGGCGAGGTCGCGACGGTAAACGTGCTCGCCGCAACGCTCGGGCTTTGTCTTTCGCTCTTCCTTGTTTCGCGCTGGTCCCTGCCACGTATTGCGCGGCTCGGGCTCCTTCTCGGTATCTGCGGCGACCTGCTCTCCATTCTCGCTTCCGACATGCTGCAGCTCTCCGCGCTGCGCGCCGTGCAGGGCCTCGGCGTCGGATTGCTGGTCGGCGCGACGACCAACTGGATCGGCCGTCAGGAAAACGCGGCGCGCGGCTTCGGCATGTACATCATGCTGCAATTTGTGCTTGCCGCCGTGCTGATCGCGGCGATCCCGGCGCTGCTGTCGTATCTTGGCGCGGCGAGCGTCTATGCGGCGCTTCTCGCGCTTGCGGCCGTTTCCCTCATCCTCTATCCGCTGCTAGGCCTCAATGGCGGCTCGGTGCCGCTTCGCCCCGCCGTCGCGGAAGTGCTGGAGCACGCGGACGCTGCCGCCGAGGCGGAACATCCAGCCATGCTGAAACTCATGTCCGTCCTTGCTTTCGGCCTTTTCAACATCGCCGCCATCGGCCTCTGGAGTTACATGTTGCGCTATGGCGAGGTTGTCGGTCTCTCGGCGGAGGGGGCGGCGCAGACGCTAGCGCTCTCCTCCCTCTGCGGCATTCCGGGCACAATCCTCGTCATCGTTCTGAGCGCGCGCTACGGTCGCTTCCGGCCGCTGATGCTGGCACTCGCCGTCTACACGGTGCCCGTTGTTGTCTTTGCTGCTTCGCATGTGGCGGCCGCGGTCTTCGTCGCTGGTCTGATCGTCCAGAGTGTCGCCTGGGCCGTCGTCGCGCCCTATTTCCAGGCGGTGCAGGCGGCGCTCGATCGCACGGGCCGGCTTGCGGTCTGGGGCATGATCGTCGCCTCCATTGGCGCGGGGCTCGGCCCCGCCTTCATCGGCTTCGCGATCGACGGCACGTCCTATGTGGTGGCCTTCGGGGTCGCCATTCTGGCGCTCGGGCTTGCGGCGCTGGCCGGCGCCGCGCCCGCCCTCGTCACGGACCGGCGCGAGGGCGGAAGCTAG
- the pseG gene encoding UDP-2,4-diacetamido-2,4,6-trideoxy-beta-L-altropyranose hydrolase, translating to MHVAFRTDAALTIGTGHVMRCLTLARALALQGHNCRFVCRDLPGNLNPQIAAEFGLTPLPAPQGPVPAGPPAHAAWAGVDWTQDAVETRAALQAAPTDWLVLDHYAFDARWQKAALPDGTKLMVIDDLADRPHICDMLLDQNLGHDALNYAGLVPDGSICLTGPRYALLRPEFADLRAKALAARAGRGLRHLLISMGGVDTVDATLTILRALPGAPLPENLEIAVVMGAQAPALEQVRALAGEMPWRTKVVVDVRDMAARMGQADLAIGAGGGTTWERCCLGLPSIIVQIAENQAGIAQALAKAGAALDPGPLHTPDFAHRLRAALADARDPGRMAALSENAAALCDGEGVGRVLSIFGQGASA from the coding sequence ATGCATGTCGCCTTCCGCACAGACGCCGCACTGACCATCGGCACCGGCCATGTCATGCGTTGCCTGACGCTTGCTCGGGCGTTGGCGCTGCAAGGTCACAACTGCCGGTTCGTCTGTCGCGACCTGCCAGGCAACCTCAATCCCCAAATCGCGGCGGAGTTCGGCCTGACCCCGCTTCCTGCACCACAAGGACCTGTCCCGGCCGGCCCGCCCGCCCATGCAGCTTGGGCCGGCGTGGATTGGACGCAGGACGCGGTGGAAACCCGCGCAGCGCTGCAGGCGGCGCCTACGGATTGGCTGGTGTTGGATCACTACGCCTTTGATGCGCGTTGGCAAAAGGCCGCCCTGCCCGACGGCACGAAGCTGATGGTGATCGACGATCTGGCTGACCGCCCCCATATCTGCGACATGCTGCTTGACCAGAACCTTGGCCATGACGCTTTGAATTATGCCGGGCTGGTGCCTGACGGCAGCATCTGCCTGACCGGGCCGCGTTACGCGCTGCTGCGCCCCGAATTCGCCGATCTGCGGGCAAAGGCACTGGCGGCGCGTGCCGGGCGCGGCCTGCGGCATCTGCTGATTTCGATGGGCGGAGTGGATACAGTCGATGCGACATTGACCATTCTTCGGGCCTTGCCGGGCGCACCACTGCCCGAGAATCTGGAGATCGCAGTGGTCATGGGCGCGCAGGCCCCTGCGCTAGAACAAGTTCGCGCGCTGGCAGGCGAAATGCCCTGGCGAACGAAAGTAGTGGTTGATGTGCGCGACATGGCCGCGCGTATGGGTCAGGCCGATCTGGCCATCGGTGCGGGTGGCGGCACCACATGGGAACGCTGCTGCCTTGGTCTGCCCAGTATCATCGTGCAGATTGCCGAGAATCAGGCCGGTATCGCGCAGGCACTGGCCAAGGCAGGGGCGGCGCTCGATCCCGGGCCGCTGCACACCCCGGATTTCGCGCACAGATTGCGGGCGGCGCTGGCCGACGCCCGCGATCCCGGCCGCATGGCTGCCCTGTCGGAAAATGCAGCCGCGCTTTGCGATGGCGAGGGGGTCGGGCGGGTGTTGTCCATTTTCGGTCAGGGGGCGTCGGCATGA
- a CDS encoding formyltransferase family protein, whose product MKIDIICSSDDHPVNPWLKQWMRKHETRHRLGLLRKKTELTSGDILFLISCTELISSEQRKLYRHCIVLHASDLPAGRGWSPHIWSILEGASTITVSAIDAEDRVDSGAIWAQRAFDVAPHQLHDEIDAALFDAEIALLDQVVGMVERGETPVPQPDTEASYYPRRTPADSEVDPGKSISEQFDKIRVCDPNRYPAFFRLHGHVYSISLKKVQSDDKH is encoded by the coding sequence ATGAAAATCGACATCATCTGTTCAAGCGACGACCATCCGGTAAATCCCTGGCTTAAACAATGGATGCGCAAGCACGAGACCCGGCATCGACTTGGACTCTTGCGGAAAAAAACAGAACTCACATCAGGCGACATTCTTTTCCTGATCTCTTGCACCGAATTGATCTCGTCGGAACAGAGAAAGCTCTACAGACATTGTATCGTTCTCCACGCCAGCGATCTTCCCGCCGGCCGTGGCTGGAGCCCGCACATCTGGTCGATTCTCGAAGGTGCGTCGACCATAACGGTGTCTGCAATCGATGCCGAAGATCGCGTGGATAGCGGAGCGATCTGGGCGCAAAGAGCCTTCGATGTTGCGCCACATCAGTTGCACGATGAGATCGACGCAGCGCTTTTCGATGCCGAAATTGCGCTTTTGGACCAGGTCGTAGGTATGGTGGAACGCGGTGAGACACCAGTACCCCAGCCCGATACTGAAGCGAGCTACTACCCGCGCAGAACCCCTGCGGACAGTGAAGTTGACCCGGGCAAGTCAATTTCCGAACAATTCGACAAGATCAGGGTATGCGATCCGAACCGTTACCCGGCGTTCTTCAGACTGCATGGCCATGTGTATTCGATCAGCCTGAAAAAGGTTCAGAGCGATGACAAACATTGA
- the pseI gene encoding pseudaminic acid synthase, which translates to MTNIEISGRAIGAGNPPYVIAEVSANHNGDLNQALRLIDAAAEAGADAVKIQTYRPDTITLKSDAPDFQISEGLWAGRTLYDLYEWAHTPWEWHETLFAHAAKRSITLFSSPFDSTAVDLLEALGAPAYKIASFEAVDLALIRYVASKGKPMIISTGMADLEEISEAVEAAHEAGCRELVLLHCVSGYPAPASDYNLATLSDLAARFEVPVGLSDHTLDNTTAIAAVALGATVIEKHMTMDRTGGGPDDSFSLEPKEFAALVNGARTAWGAIGTIDYGRKSSELGNIKFRRSLYFVKDLRAGEAITRDAIRSVRPGYGLAPKHLDALIGRRVKADIQRNTPVKLEDIE; encoded by the coding sequence ATGACAAACATTGAAATTTCAGGCCGCGCCATCGGCGCCGGCAATCCGCCCTATGTCATTGCTGAAGTGTCGGCCAATCACAATGGCGACCTGAACCAGGCGTTGCGCCTCATCGACGCCGCCGCCGAGGCGGGCGCGGACGCGGTCAAGATCCAGACCTATCGCCCCGACACGATCACACTGAAATCGGATGCGCCGGATTTCCAGATTTCCGAAGGCCTGTGGGCCGGGCGTACGCTTTACGATCTGTATGAGTGGGCGCATACGCCATGGGAGTGGCATGAAACGCTCTTTGCCCATGCCGCCAAACGAAGCATCACGCTGTTTTCGTCGCCCTTCGACTCCACGGCGGTGGACCTTTTGGAAGCCCTCGGCGCGCCAGCATACAAGATTGCCAGCTTCGAGGCCGTTGACCTGGCGCTGATCCGCTATGTCGCCTCGAAGGGCAAACCGATGATCATTTCCACCGGCATGGCAGATCTGGAGGAAATTTCGGAAGCGGTCGAGGCGGCGCACGAAGCTGGCTGCCGCGAATTGGTGCTGTTGCACTGCGTCTCGGGCTATCCGGCGCCGGCCTCGGACTACAACCTCGCCACGCTCTCGGATCTGGCGGCGCGCTTCGAGGTACCGGTGGGTCTGTCGGATCATACGCTTGACAATACGACCGCAATCGCCGCGGTGGCGCTGGGAGCCACTGTGATCGAAAAACATATGACGATGGATCGCACGGGCGGCGGACCGGATGACAGTTTTTCACTCGAACCGAAAGAGTTTGCGGCGCTTGTGAATGGCGCGCGGACGGCATGGGGGGCGATCGGCACGATCGACTACGGGCGAAAGTCCAGTGAACTGGGAAACATCAAATTCCGGCGCTCGCTTTATTTCGTGAAAGATTTGAGAGCAGGCGAAGCGATTACCCGGGATGCCATTCGCAGCGTACGTCCCGGCTACGGTCTGGCACCAAAGCATCTCGACGCTCTGATAGGCCGGCGTGTAAAAGCCGACATTCAGCGCAACACGCCCGTCAAGCTTGAGGACATTGAGTAG
- a CDS encoding aldehyde dehydrogenase family protein, which yields MNMFDKYFIGGKWVDASVRPRQILLNPATATPYGEVALGTAEDVDAAVQTARKAFSRFSETTAGERQSMLQRVLDIYERRLAAFADAITVEMGAPKTLAYEAQAAAGADHLRATIEALENFAIERPATGNVRLRREAVGVCALITPWNWPMNQIAGKVAPAIAAGCTMVLKPSELTPMSAVLFAEVLEEAGVPAGVFNLVHGDGPNVGTAMAAHPLVDMVSFTGSTAAGVQVAINAAPTVKRVTQELGGKSPNILLRDADFSTAVRNAVEGCMENTGQSCNAPTRLIVPAERHDEIAEYCAEIAKSLRVGDPRDSKTDIGPVVSLAHLERVRNYIRIGRQEGAVLVTGGAEAVEELGAGYFVKPTVFAHVRPEMTVAREEIFGPVLSIVSYRDEDEAIRIANDTPYGLAAYVSSGDGERAMRVARQLRAGQVQINGAAPPAAAPFGGYRQSGNGREGGIFGIEDFTEIKAVALP from the coding sequence ATGAACATGTTCGACAAGTATTTCATCGGCGGCAAATGGGTGGACGCATCGGTGCGGCCGCGGCAGATCCTGCTGAACCCCGCGACCGCAACGCCTTACGGCGAAGTAGCGCTTGGTACGGCCGAAGACGTTGATGCCGCCGTGCAAACGGCACGTAAGGCATTTTCCCGCTTTTCCGAAACGACGGCCGGGGAGCGCCAGTCGATGCTGCAGCGCGTGCTCGACATCTATGAACGACGGCTTGCGGCATTCGCCGATGCGATTACCGTCGAAATGGGTGCGCCGAAAACGCTCGCATATGAGGCGCAAGCTGCCGCCGGAGCGGATCATCTCCGTGCGACGATCGAGGCGCTTGAAAACTTCGCGATCGAACGACCGGCCACCGGCAATGTGCGGCTGCGCCGCGAGGCTGTTGGCGTCTGCGCGCTGATCACGCCCTGGAACTGGCCGATGAACCAGATTGCCGGAAAGGTTGCCCCTGCAATCGCCGCCGGATGCACCATGGTGCTGAAGCCGAGCGAGTTGACGCCGATGTCGGCCGTACTTTTCGCGGAGGTGCTGGAGGAAGCGGGCGTTCCCGCGGGCGTCTTCAATCTGGTGCATGGCGACGGGCCAAACGTCGGCACCGCCATGGCCGCACATCCGCTTGTCGATATGGTCTCCTTCACCGGTTCGACCGCCGCGGGCGTTCAAGTCGCGATCAACGCCGCGCCGACGGTAAAACGCGTGACACAGGAACTCGGCGGTAAATCGCCGAACATTCTGCTTCGCGACGCAGACTTCAGCACAGCGGTCAGAAACGCTGTCGAAGGATGCATGGAGAATACGGGTCAGTCCTGCAACGCTCCGACACGGCTCATTGTGCCGGCAGAACGGCACGATGAGATCGCCGAGTATTGCGCGGAAATTGCGAAAAGCCTGCGTGTCGGCGATCCGCGGGACAGCAAAACCGATATTGGCCCCGTCGTCTCGCTCGCACATCTAGAACGCGTTCGCAATTACATCCGAATCGGACGTCAGGAAGGCGCTGTTCTGGTGACGGGCGGAGCGGAGGCGGTCGAGGAACTCGGTGCCGGCTATTTCGTGAAACCCACCGTCTTCGCTCATGTCCGACCCGAAATGACTGTAGCGCGGGAGGAAATCTTCGGGCCGGTTCTGTCCATCGTCTCCTACCGCGATGAGGATGAAGCTATCCGGATCGCGAACGACACGCCTTACGGGCTTGCGGCCTATGTGTCGTCGGGCGACGGGGAACGCGCGATGCGGGTAGCACGGCAGCTTCGTGCAGGCCAGGTCCAGATCAACGGCGCGGCGCCGCCCGCCGCCGCTCCCTTCGGCGGCTACAGGCAATCCGGCAACGGGCGCGAGGGCGGCATTTTCGGGATCGAGGATTTCACGGAGATAAAAGCCGTGGCGCTTCCCTGA
- a CDS encoding DUF1329 domain-containing protein translates to MFTRVFATAALFTCGMIFGSGFAQADGAADLGGRLTPLGAETSGNASGTIPAWDGGIVTPPAGYARGGDYVDPYAADTKLFSITNGNLDSYRENLAAGQIALLERYADYRMDVYPTRRSCAFPASVYEKTREGVGKARLDPATHDLVDALPGGFPFPLPQSGAEAMWNHRVAFEGIARSVLGTTAVVSAGGQYVPLKWDELRLSNFYNPERQTFGDLGNVQLKYLSTYIAPARVAGEAYLVHETLNGERNAWFYSTGLRRVRRAPTLSYDNPVSGYEGLGASDQLYMYNGRLDRYDWELVGKKELYIPYNNYEFAHSKNSVRDLVGPNFPSRDATRYELHRVWVVEATVKQGTRHIMPRRTFYIDEDSWRVVAADMYDGRGGLWRYQEETTVNAYDVPTCFGFGQALYDFQAERYILDLVFNDDRRPDFHAADSVTDDMFEVGALRKRGTR, encoded by the coding sequence ATGTTTACACGGGTTTTCGCGACTGCCGCTCTCTTCACATGCGGCATGATTTTCGGGTCGGGTTTCGCACAGGCCGACGGTGCGGCCGATCTCGGTGGGCGGCTGACGCCGCTTGGCGCCGAAACGTCCGGCAATGCGTCGGGCACGATCCCGGCATGGGATGGCGGCATCGTTACGCCGCCTGCGGGCTATGCGCGAGGCGGCGACTATGTCGATCCTTACGCCGCCGACACGAAACTCTTCTCGATAACGAATGGCAATCTCGACAGCTACCGGGAGAACCTCGCCGCGGGTCAGATCGCGCTACTCGAACGCTACGCGGACTACCGGATGGACGTCTACCCGACGCGCCGCAGCTGCGCCTTTCCGGCCTCGGTCTACGAAAAGACCCGGGAAGGTGTTGGCAAGGCGCGGCTCGATCCGGCGACGCACGATCTGGTCGACGCCCTGCCGGGCGGCTTCCCGTTCCCGCTGCCGCAGTCGGGCGCGGAAGCGATGTGGAATCACCGTGTGGCATTCGAAGGCATCGCGCGAAGCGTTCTCGGAACGACCGCCGTCGTCAGCGCGGGCGGTCAGTACGTGCCGCTGAAATGGGACGAATTGCGTCTTTCCAATTTCTACAATCCGGAGCGCCAGACCTTTGGCGATCTCGGAAACGTGCAGCTCAAATATCTCAGCACCTACATTGCGCCGGCCCGCGTCGCGGGTGAGGCTTATCTCGTTCACGAAACGCTGAACGGCGAGCGCAATGCCTGGTTCTACAGCACCGGTCTCCGCCGCGTACGCCGCGCGCCGACCCTCTCCTACGACAACCCCGTGTCGGGCTACGAAGGCCTCGGCGCCTCCGACCAGCTTTACATGTATAACGGCCGCCTCGACCGCTACGACTGGGAACTGGTCGGGAAGAAGGAACTCTATATCCCGTACAACAACTATGAGTTCGCGCATTCGAAGAACAGCGTTCGCGATCTTGTGGGACCGAACTTCCCGAGCCGCGATGCAACGCGCTACGAGCTGCACCGCGTCTGGGTCGTCGAAGCGACCGTGAAGCAGGGCACGCGCCATATCATGCCGCGCCGAACCTTCTACATCGACGAAGACAGCTGGCGTGTCGTTGCGGCGGATATGTATGACGGTCGTGGCGGTCTGTGGCGTTATCAAGAGGAAACCACCGTCAACGCCTACGACGTCCCGACATGTTTTGGCTTCGGTCAGGCGCTTTATGACTTCCAGGCTGAGCGCTATATTCTCGACCTCGTTTTCAACGATGACCGGCGGCCGGACTTTCATGCGGCCGATTCGGTAACCGACGATATGTTCGAGGTTGGCGCACTTCGCAAGCGGGGCACGCGCTGA
- a CDS encoding amidase family protein: MTDKLDLAYMPAATQLRLYRSKQLSPVEVLEAQLARADEVEPKINAFAWKFYDEARKAARGAEARYMSGEARPLEGVTLAVKDDTDLEGKATASGSKLFLDYVARTSHPMVQRFLDAGAIVHAKTTVPEFCICTVTTSHHWGTTRNPWNLEYGPGGSSGGSGAALAAGTTTLATGSDSGGSIRIPAGVNGVCGFKAPYGRFPTVVPWTLSPQSVYGPMARSMTDLATMYDLGNGPASYDHTALQKNTLPDPMRTVAGMRIAYSPDLGFAHVDPEVRANTERALKHFEALGAHVEEVAVNWTDEKVQEAFHGTLLTGSWRAFFDQIQEMISDPKEVSDQYHSLYQKMLSLPKNAAETAAMLVAEMNTEIHAIFSAGFDAIVSPTTGLPSIPAATNHATDSVTINNMTVDSMTGWCLAHPFNLLYLYPIVVAQTGRAANNVPTSIQIIGDRYDDNTVFALASAYERVVEPLYKDGAFPDFRSEI; the protein is encoded by the coding sequence ATGACCGACAAGCTCGACCTCGCTTATATGCCCGCCGCGACGCAACTTCGGCTCTATCGCTCGAAGCAGCTTTCGCCGGTGGAGGTGCTCGAAGCGCAGCTCGCGCGAGCCGACGAGGTAGAGCCCAAAATCAACGCCTTCGCCTGGAAATTCTACGACGAGGCGCGAAAGGCGGCGAGAGGCGCCGAAGCGCGCTACATGAGCGGCGAAGCGCGGCCGCTCGAAGGTGTGACGCTGGCGGTGAAGGACGATACGGACCTTGAAGGCAAGGCGACGGCGTCGGGCTCGAAGCTCTTTCTCGATTATGTCGCGCGCACCTCACACCCCATGGTGCAGCGCTTCCTCGACGCCGGCGCGATCGTTCATGCAAAGACGACGGTGCCGGAATTCTGCATCTGCACGGTAACGACATCGCACCACTGGGGCACGACGCGCAATCCCTGGAACCTCGAATACGGGCCGGGCGGTTCTTCTGGCGGTTCAGGCGCGGCGCTTGCGGCCGGCACGACTACGCTCGCGACCGGAAGCGATTCAGGCGGTTCGATCCGTATTCCAGCTGGCGTCAACGGCGTCTGCGGTTTCAAGGCGCCCTATGGCCGATTTCCAACCGTCGTACCATGGACACTCTCGCCCCAATCCGTCTATGGGCCGATGGCGCGCAGCATGACCGATCTTGCAACGATGTACGATCTCGGCAACGGGCCTGCGTCCTACGACCACACGGCGCTTCAAAAGAACACGCTGCCGGATCCGATGCGGACGGTCGCCGGCATGCGCATCGCCTATAGCCCCGATCTCGGCTTCGCGCATGTAGACCCCGAAGTGCGCGCCAACACCGAACGCGCGCTGAAACACTTCGAAGCGCTCGGGGCGCATGTCGAGGAAGTGGCGGTTAACTGGACCGATGAAAAGGTGCAGGAGGCATTTCACGGTACCCTGCTCACCGGATCGTGGCGGGCTTTCTTCGACCAGATCCAGGAGATGATTTCCGATCCGAAGGAGGTTTCGGACCAGTATCATAGTCTCTACCAGAAGATGCTTTCGCTCCCGAAGAACGCGGCGGAAACGGCGGCGATGCTGGTGGCGGAAATGAACACCGAAATTCACGCGATCTTCAGCGCCGGTTTCGACGCCATCGTTTCGCCGACGACGGGCCTGCCATCGATCCCCGCGGCAACCAACCACGCGACGGACAGCGTGACGATCAACAATATGACGGTCGACTCGATGACCGGATGGTGTCTCGCCCATCCCTTCAACCTGCTTTATCTCTATCCGATCGTCGTGGCGCAAACAGGTCGCGCGGCGAACAATGTGCCGACGTCGATCCAGATCATCGGCGACCGCTATGACGACAATACGGTGTTCGCACTTGCAAGCGCCTATGAGCGCGTGGTGGAACCGCTCTACAAGGACGGCGCCTTTCCGGATTTCCGCAGCGAGATCTAG
- a CDS encoding pseudaminic acid biosynthesis-associated methylase, with product MTFRTEQEKFWTGAFGDAYMDRNQGEHIVTSNMALFARILRSAPDVGSIVEFGCNIGLNLQALHRINPNFELCGHEINGTAADKARALGIAEIVHGTIIDALPVGRTYDMAFTKGVLIHINPDELTRVYDNLHALSARYVMVCEYYNPAPVVVNYRGIEDRLFKRDFAGEIIERFGMRLVDYGFAYHRDNYFPQDDLTWFLLEK from the coding sequence ATGACATTCAGGACCGAGCAGGAGAAATTCTGGACCGGCGCGTTCGGCGATGCGTATATGGACCGGAATCAGGGCGAGCACATCGTTACGTCGAACATGGCGCTTTTTGCCCGTATCCTCAGATCGGCGCCGGACGTCGGCTCGATCGTCGAGTTTGGCTGCAATATCGGGCTGAACCTGCAGGCGCTGCACCGCATCAATCCGAATTTCGAACTTTGCGGGCATGAAATCAACGGCACCGCGGCGGACAAGGCCCGCGCCCTCGGTATCGCCGAAATCGTCCATGGAACGATCATCGATGCGCTGCCGGTGGGGCGGACATACGACATGGCGTTCACCAAGGGTGTGCTCATTCATATCAACCCGGACGAGTTGACGCGGGTCTATGACAACCTTCACGCGCTTTCGGCGCGCTATGTGATGGTCTGCGAGTATTACAATCCCGCCCCGGTGGTTGTGAATTATCGCGGCATCGAGGATCGGCTGTTCAAGCGCGACTTCGCCGGCGAAATCATCGAGCGGTTCGGTATGCGGCTGGTCGATTACGGCTTTGCCTACCACCGGGACAATTATTTCCCGCAGGACGATTTGACGTGGTTTCTTCTCGAAAAATGA